From Shewanella acanthi:
AGACGCCTAAGGTGGCCGACGAGGCTTTAGGGCGCCAAAAGGCTAACTTAGCTATCAATTCATTATCCATAAAATGCCTATAATCCGATGAAGTAAACACTTGCGTCATAAGCCCGCGCGCAGTGTTTGCCTTAAACTACGCAACGAAAGTATCAGAATTACACTCCTGCCATTGCACCTGTCATAATTTTGGCACTGGCTAGTTTAGCCACTAACATGTGAATTTTATAGAAAAATAAGGCGATTATGTCCAATCTCCCACAGTGATCACAGAGTGTCACTCATTTTTTGTATTAGGTGGTTTCGATAGGATCGCTGAAGAAACGCCCTTGAGCCATTCCTACACCTAAAATTTTCAGCGTCTGCCATTCTTCAAATAATTCGACCCCTTCGGCACACACTTTCACCTCTGTGCGGTACAAACCACCAATCAAACTGCGAATAAATAATTGGTTCGCTGGCCGCAGATGAATCTGCCTCACGATGGAACGATGTAGTTTGATCATGTCAAAATGGCATTCGCGGATGTAATAGGTTCCGACGACTTGCTGACCCACATGGTCGACACACAGACGCGCGCCCATTTTGCGGATCATATCGAGCTTAGGTCGCAGTTTATCCTGATGCTGGATCACTATGTCTTCAGACACCTCAAAAATCAGCTTGGGTGTCAAATGGCGATATTCGAGCAAGGTGGTTTTAAGCCATTGAATAAAAGCGCGACTTAATAAAGTGTCGAGACTCAAGTTAACACTATAGACCTGATTTGTGGCTTGTTCACGCCCAAGTAATTGCAAAACACGCTCGATCATCTGCCGCTCAACCTGCGGCATAAGACCGCATTTGTTGGCCATGGGAATAAACTGAGTCGCACGAATCAACGCGCCCTGATTGTCCCGCGCACGAGTAAAAATTTCCTTATGATGCTCCACCCCATCTGAGTCGATAATCGGTTGACTAAAAGGGAAAAAGCGTCGCTGCACTAATGCATTTTCAAGGAAACTACGCCAACGAACCGAGCCCTTGGAAAATTCCTCATCGATTGAGCCCTTGTCGTACATAAACCAATTGCTGGTTCCCTGCAGCTGGGCGGCGCGAAGTGCCATATCAGCCTCTTCGAGCAATTGGTTGGCATTATCGCCTGCGGTAAAGTAAGCGCCGCCTAAATGATAAAAATTATGCTTATTTTCAACATCATCCGCCAATGGCTGACTTAAACAGACCTTCAAAAGTTTACTCGCAAGTTGATCGGCCTCAATCAGCGAAACATGGGGAACCACAATCGCAAATTGGTTATGGGAGCGGCGAGCAAAAATATGGTTACTAAAACTCTGCAGTATCTGATTAATGGCTTCGACGGTAGAATTAAGCAGAACATCAACCGCCTGCTCACCCTTTGTTTGCTGCAGTAAGTCGAGATCGTCAAGCTCCAACAGATAAATCACCCCGTGGGATAACATACCCTGATCAAGGCTTAAGGCACTGAGGCGATTATTTAAAAAGAGACGATTGCCAATCCGTGTTTGCGCATCGAGAAAAGTATTGGAACGAATAAACTTATCGAAGCGCCCCCGCTCCTTGTGAGCATCCTGCAACTCTTCTAACAGTTTAGTCAGCGCTCTATTGATGAGTCGGGGTTTACCAGTTCCTGGCGTTGCCAAAGCCTGTTCATGTTTTCCCTGTAGGATGAGCCGGCTGCGCTGCGCGAGTTCCTCAATGCCTTCTAATTGCTGTGAAAACCAGATATGACCAAAGCGCACCAGCGCCAACACAGCCGCTAGACCAATCACCAGAATTAACATCTCATACCAGCTAATACTGTAATGCTCAAAGGGTTGAGGCAACACCAACACCAT
This genomic window contains:
- the csrD gene encoding RNase E specificity factor CsrD, translated to MKFTRMLTTKLTSFWLMSLAAIAFVFLLSAIMGFVQLTYKFQQQKVTELESMLIEQYEMQADWELESWLPPMLLAYNAVEFHLTKQGETLFVYQGNVSTRNAMVYSHLLDAKTGLSMVLVLPQPFEHYSISWYEMLILVIGLAAVLALVRFGHIWFSQQLEGIEELAQRSRLILQGKHEQALATPGTGKPRLINRALTKLLEELQDAHKERGRFDKFIRSNTFLDAQTRIGNRLFLNNRLSALSLDQGMLSHGVIYLLELDDLDLLQQTKGEQAVDVLLNSTVEAINQILQSFSNHIFARRSHNQFAIVVPHVSLIEADQLASKLLKVCLSQPLADDVENKHNFYHLGGAYFTAGDNANQLLEEADMALRAAQLQGTSNWFMYDKGSIDEEFSKGSVRWRSFLENALVQRRFFPFSQPIIDSDGVEHHKEIFTRARDNQGALIRATQFIPMANKCGLMPQVERQMIERVLQLLGREQATNQVYSVNLSLDTLLSRAFIQWLKTTLLEYRHLTPKLIFEVSEDIVIQHQDKLRPKLDMIRKMGARLCVDHVGQQVVGTYYIRECHFDMIKLHRSIVRQIHLRPANQLFIRSLIGGLYRTEVKVCAEGVELFEEWQTLKILGVGMAQGRFFSDPIETT